One genomic window of Tatumella citrea includes the following:
- the nagE gene encoding N-acetylglucosamine-specific PTS transporter subunit IIBC, which produces MLGYLQKVGRALMVPVATLPAAAILMGVGYWLDPDAWGAGNALAALLIKSGSAIIDNMSVLFAIGVAYGLSKDKDGSAALTGFVGFLVVTTLCSPAAVAMIQKIPVDQVPAAFGKINNQFVGILVGILSAEVYNRFSHVELPKALSFFSGRRLVPILVSFLMIVVAFILMYVWPVIFGGLVSFGEHIQKMGAAGAGIYAFFNRLLIPVGLHHALNSVFWFDVAGINDIPKFLGGAESIANGTGIVGITGRYQAGFFPIMMFGLPGAALAIWQCARPENRAKVGSIMLAAAFAAFFTGITEPLEFSFMFVAPVLYVIHAVLTGISVFIAASMHWIAGFGFSAGLVDLALSTRNPLATHWYMLIPQGLVFFVIYYVVFRYTIIKFDLKTPGRELAVSGDEADGYDEDVDHSTSNESDTETLARRYIGAVGGSDNLTNIDACITRLRLNVADADQVNDSLAKKLGAAGVIRLNKQSIQIVVGTQAESIARAMKTVLSKGPVSAVGGPVAQESSQKVSTPVQAVRNVSLPVVATLVAPVSGEVVALEQVPDEAFASKAVGDGLAIIPDSGTVVAPLNGTVVKIFETHHAFCLISDEGVEVIVHMGLDTVALQGQGFTCLINEGDNVVTGQPVLEMDLDYLNTHAKSMVSPVVVSNIEDYSGLKLLAGSHVVAGETAIYEIKG; this is translated from the coding sequence ATACTTGGTTATTTACAAAAGGTCGGGCGTGCACTGATGGTGCCGGTAGCAACTCTGCCCGCCGCCGCCATCCTGATGGGGGTCGGTTACTGGCTGGATCCGGATGCCTGGGGAGCCGGTAATGCATTAGCTGCTTTGCTGATTAAATCCGGTTCTGCAATTATCGATAATATGTCGGTACTATTTGCTATCGGGGTAGCTTACGGCTTATCAAAAGATAAAGATGGTTCTGCTGCACTGACCGGATTTGTCGGTTTTCTGGTAGTGACAACACTCTGTTCACCTGCCGCGGTGGCAATGATTCAGAAAATCCCTGTCGATCAGGTGCCTGCCGCATTTGGTAAAATTAATAATCAGTTCGTCGGTATTCTGGTGGGCATACTATCGGCAGAAGTCTATAACCGGTTTAGCCATGTTGAATTACCGAAAGCTCTGTCCTTTTTTAGTGGCCGCCGGTTGGTTCCGATCCTCGTTTCTTTCCTGATGATTGTGGTCGCGTTTATTCTGATGTACGTCTGGCCGGTTATTTTTGGTGGGCTGGTATCATTTGGCGAACATATTCAGAAAATGGGTGCTGCAGGGGCGGGCATCTATGCTTTCTTTAACCGTTTGTTGATTCCTGTCGGTTTGCATCATGCGCTGAACTCTGTGTTCTGGTTTGATGTTGCAGGGATTAATGATATTCCTAAATTTCTGGGTGGTGCTGAATCTATTGCTAATGGTACGGGTATCGTCGGGATCACTGGTCGTTATCAGGCAGGATTCTTCCCGATAATGATGTTCGGCCTGCCGGGAGCTGCGCTGGCAATCTGGCAGTGTGCTCGTCCTGAGAACCGTGCAAAAGTGGGCAGTATCATGCTGGCCGCAGCTTTTGCCGCCTTTTTTACCGGGATCACCGAACCCCTTGAGTTTTCATTTATGTTCGTTGCACCGGTGTTATACGTGATTCACGCGGTACTGACCGGAATTTCGGTGTTCATCGCAGCATCAATGCACTGGATTGCCGGTTTTGGTTTCAGTGCGGGATTGGTGGATCTGGCGTTGTCTACCCGTAATCCGCTGGCGACACACTGGTATATGCTGATACCTCAGGGGCTGGTGTTCTTCGTTATTTACTATGTCGTGTTCCGTTACACCATCATCAAATTTGATTTGAAAACGCCAGGACGGGAGCTGGCGGTGAGCGGCGATGAGGCTGACGGTTATGATGAAGATGTTGACCATTCCACCAGCAACGAATCAGACACTGAAACTCTGGCGCGCCGTTATATTGGTGCTGTCGGCGGATCAGACAATCTGACGAATATCGATGCCTGTATTACCCGCTTACGACTGAATGTGGCAGATGCCGATCAGGTTAACGACTCTCTGGCTAAAAAGCTGGGAGCGGCAGGTGTCATCCGGCTGAATAAGCAAAGTATTCAGATTGTGGTGGGTACTCAGGCTGAGAGTATTGCCAGAGCCATGAAAACGGTGCTGAGCAAAGGTCCGGTATCCGCAGTGGGTGGCCCGGTAGCCCAGGAAAGCAGCCAGAAAGTATCAACACCGGTTCAGGCCGTACGTAATGTTTCTTTACCGGTTGTCGCTACGCTGGTGGCCCCGGTCAGTGGTGAAGTGGTCGCCCTGGAACAAGTCCCGGATGAAGCCTTTGCCTCTAAAGCTGTTGGTGACGGGCTGGCTATCATACCTGACAGTGGGACCGTAGTGGCACCTCTGAACGGTACGGTGGTAAAAATCTTTGAAACCCATCATGCGTTTTGCCTCATTTCGGATGAAGGGGTTGAAGTGATTGTTCATATGGGGCTGGATACTGTTGCTTTACAGGGGCAGGGCTTCACCTGTCTGATTAATGAAGGTGACAACGTGGTCACCGGTCAGCCGGTACTGGAAATGGACCTGGATTATCTGAACACTCATGCGAAATCTATGGTGAGTCCGGTGGTGGTCAGCAATATCGAAGACTATAGCGGGCTGAAACTCCTGGCAGGCAGTCATGTAGTTGCAGGTGAAACAGCCATTTATGAGATAAAAGGCTGA
- the asnB gene encoding asparagine synthase B: MCSIFGVLDLKTDPVELRKKALELSRLMRHRGPDWSGIYADDKAILAHERLSIVDVNNGAQPLYNAAGTHVLAVNGEIYNHRALRAELGDRYQFQTDSDCEVILALYQEKGIDFLDELQGMFAFILYDKEKNSWLIGRDHIGIIPLYIGYDEHGNLFAASEMKALVPVCRTISEFPPGSYMSSTDGEIHQYYKRDWMEYENVANNQTDAAALKEALEESVKSHLMSDVPYGVLLSGGLDSSIISAVTKRFAAKRIEDQDKSDAWWPQLHSFAVGLKGAPDLKAAKEVADSLGTVHHEIHFTEQEGLDAIRDVIYHIETYDVTTIRASTPMYLMSRKIKAMGIKMVLSGEGADEVFGGYLYFHKAPNAKEFHEENVRKLAALHMYDCARANKAMSAWGVEARVPFLDKNFLDVAMRINPEDKMCGSNGKMEKHILRECFSSYLPHSVAWRQKEQFSDGVGYSWIDTLKEVAAKQVTDQQLEMAHFRFPYNTPTSKEAFLYREIFEELFPVASAAECVPGGPSVACSSAKAIEWDEAFKTMDDPSGRAVGVHQAAY, encoded by the coding sequence ATGTGTTCGATTTTTGGGGTTCTGGATCTGAAAACTGATCCCGTTGAATTGCGTAAAAAAGCGCTGGAACTTTCCCGTCTGATGCGCCACCGTGGCCCGGACTGGTCAGGTATTTATGCCGATGATAAGGCGATTCTGGCTCATGAGCGCTTATCAATTGTTGACGTCAATAACGGAGCGCAACCACTGTACAATGCTGCCGGAACTCATGTTCTGGCCGTTAACGGTGAAATCTATAACCACCGTGCATTACGTGCAGAACTGGGTGACCGTTACCAGTTCCAGACCGATTCTGACTGTGAAGTCATTCTGGCATTGTACCAGGAAAAAGGTATCGATTTCCTGGATGAGCTGCAGGGAATGTTCGCTTTTATCCTGTACGACAAAGAGAAAAACAGCTGGCTGATCGGCCGTGATCATATCGGCATTATTCCTCTGTACATTGGCTATGATGAGCACGGTAACCTGTTTGCCGCCTCTGAAATGAAAGCCCTGGTTCCGGTATGTCGTACTATCAGTGAATTCCCTCCTGGAAGCTATATGTCCAGCACCGACGGGGAAATCCATCAGTACTACAAACGTGACTGGATGGAATACGAAAATGTTGCCAACAACCAGACCGATGCAGCAGCACTGAAAGAAGCACTGGAAGAGTCAGTAAAAAGCCACCTGATGTCAGATGTTCCTTATGGTGTGTTACTGTCGGGCGGTCTTGATTCTTCTATCATTTCAGCAGTTACCAAACGTTTTGCTGCTAAACGTATTGAAGATCAGGATAAAAGTGATGCCTGGTGGCCTCAACTGCACTCATTTGCGGTTGGCCTGAAAGGTGCTCCGGATCTGAAAGCAGCCAAAGAAGTGGCAGATTCACTGGGTACAGTACACCATGAAATCCACTTTACTGAGCAGGAAGGTCTGGATGCCATCCGTGACGTTATCTATCACATTGAAACTTATGATGTAACGACTATCCGTGCATCAACGCCAATGTATCTGATGTCACGTAAGATCAAGGCAATGGGCATCAAGATGGTCCTGTCTGGCGAAGGCGCTGATGAAGTGTTTGGCGGTTATCTGTATTTCCATAAAGCGCCGAATGCTAAAGAGTTCCATGAAGAAAACGTGCGTAAACTGGCTGCCCTGCACATGTACGATTGCGCCAGAGCGAACAAAGCAATGTCTGCCTGGGGTGTTGAAGCCAGGGTCCCATTCCTGGATAAAAACTTCCTGGATGTGGCAATGCGTATCAACCCTGAAGATAAGATGTGTGGCAGTAACGGCAAGATGGAAAAACACATCCTGCGCGAATGTTTCTCCTCTTATCTGCCACACAGCGTAGCATGGCGCCAGAAAGAGCAGTTTTCTGACGGCGTAGGTTACAGCTGGATTGATACCCTGAAAGAAGTTGCAGCAAAACAGGTTACTGATCAGCAACTGGAGATGGCACACTTCCGTTTCCCGTACAACACGCCAACTTCTAAGGAAGCGTTCCTGTACCGTGAGATTTTTGAAGAACTGTTCCCGGTGGCCAGTGCTGCAGAATGTGTCCCTGGCGGCCCGTCAGTGGCTTGTTCTTCAGCGAAAGCCATTGAGTGGGACGAAGCGTTCAAAACTATGGACGACCCATCAGGCCGTGCGGTAGGCGTCCACCAGGCTGCTTACTAA
- a CDS encoding HAD-IIA family hydrolase, giving the protein MTIKNVICDIDGVLMHDNTAVKGAKEFLHGLLEKEIPLVVLTNYPSQTEQDLANRFASAGINLPESVFYTSAMATADFLQRQQGKKAYVIGEGALIHELYKAGFTITDINPDFVIVGETRSFNWEMMHKAAFFVAGGARFIATNPDSHGRGYVPACGALCAGIERISGRSPFVVGKPSPYIMRAALNKMHAHSEDTVIIGDNLRTDILAGFQAGLKTILVLSGVSQATDVNNMPFRPDWIFPSVADIDLF; this is encoded by the coding sequence ATGACGATTAAAAATGTGATTTGCGATATTGACGGCGTGTTAATGCATGACAACACCGCCGTTAAAGGTGCCAAAGAGTTCTTACATGGGTTACTGGAGAAAGAGATCCCACTGGTGGTTCTGACCAATTACCCGTCACAGACGGAACAGGACCTGGCAAATCGTTTCGCCTCGGCTGGAATTAACCTGCCGGAATCAGTATTTTATACTTCTGCAATGGCGACAGCCGACTTTCTGCAACGGCAGCAAGGAAAAAAGGCCTATGTAATTGGCGAAGGCGCTTTGATCCATGAACTGTATAAAGCCGGTTTCACCATTACCGATATCAATCCTGATTTTGTCATAGTCGGAGAAACACGGTCTTTTAACTGGGAAATGATGCACAAAGCAGCATTTTTTGTCGCCGGCGGAGCACGGTTTATTGCCACAAACCCCGATTCCCATGGCCGGGGATATGTGCCGGCTTGTGGTGCATTATGTGCAGGTATTGAACGAATTTCTGGCCGCAGCCCGTTTGTGGTGGGTAAACCGAGCCCGTATATCATGAGAGCTGCGCTGAATAAAATGCATGCTCACTCCGAAGATACAGTCATTATTGGAGACAATCTGCGCACCGATATTCTGGCCGGATTTCAGGCGGGTTTAAAAACAATTCTGGTATTGTCGGGCGTATCTCAGGCGACAGATGTCAATAATATGCCGTTCCGCCCGGACTGGATTTTCCCGTCTGTTGCCGATATAGATCTGTTCTGA
- the nagA gene encoding N-acetylglucosamine-6-phosphate deacetylase, whose product MYALVNGRIYTGYQVLDDHAVVINNGLIEQLCPVSQLPENTRRCDVDGAIISPGFIDLQLNGCGGVQFNDELSALSIETLDIMQRANEKSGCTSFLPTLITSTDEMIHKAVDTMQQWLAQRKNQALGLHIEGPWLNKAKKGTHNQDLIRPCSPELLKFLCDNADAICQITLAPENVSSQDIRALCEAGIVVSAGHSNATYKEAIAGFDAGITSATHLYNAMSAAVGREPGLAGAIFDAPQVFCGVIADGLHVHYANIRNAKHLKGDKLILVTDATAPAGADIEQFIFADKTIYYRDGLCVDENGTLSGSSLTMIEAVRNSVEHIGISLEETLRMATLYPARAMGVEKQLGTIQQGKVANLTVFSREFKILKTIVNGNEVFSG is encoded by the coding sequence ATGTACGCTTTAGTCAATGGCCGGATTTATACCGGATACCAGGTGCTTGATGATCATGCGGTAGTGATCAACAACGGACTGATTGAACAGCTCTGCCCTGTCAGCCAGTTACCGGAAAATACCCGTCGCTGTGATGTTGACGGAGCCATTATTTCTCCCGGCTTTATCGATCTGCAGCTGAATGGTTGCGGAGGCGTGCAGTTCAATGATGAGTTATCAGCCCTGAGTATCGAAACTCTGGATATCATGCAACGTGCTAACGAAAAGTCAGGCTGCACCAGCTTTCTGCCAACGCTTATCACCAGCACCGACGAAATGATTCATAAAGCCGTCGACACCATGCAACAATGGCTGGCGCAGCGCAAAAATCAGGCTTTGGGATTGCACATAGAAGGCCCATGGCTGAATAAAGCCAAAAAAGGGACACATAACCAGGATCTTATTCGCCCCTGCTCACCGGAGCTTTTAAAATTCCTTTGTGATAACGCCGATGCCATCTGTCAGATTACCCTGGCCCCGGAAAATGTCAGTAGCCAGGATATTCGCGCATTATGCGAAGCCGGAATCGTGGTTTCCGCCGGGCACTCTAATGCAACCTATAAGGAAGCGATAGCTGGATTTGATGCCGGTATTACCAGCGCAACCCATCTGTATAATGCGATGAGTGCCGCTGTCGGACGCGAGCCAGGTCTGGCGGGAGCTATTTTTGATGCACCACAAGTCTTTTGTGGAGTGATTGCCGACGGGTTGCATGTTCACTACGCAAATATCAGAAATGCTAAACATCTGAAAGGCGATAAGTTGATCCTCGTCACAGATGCGACCGCTCCGGCGGGAGCTGATATAGAACAGTTCATTTTTGCCGATAAAACAATATACTATCGTGACGGCTTGTGTGTGGATGAAAATGGTACGCTGAGTGGTTCTTCTCTGACCATGATTGAGGCTGTACGTAACAGCGTTGAACATATCGGTATCTCTCTGGAAGAGACTCTGAGAATGGCAACCCTTTATCCGGCCCGCGCCATGGGTGTTGAAAAACAGCTGGGGACAATTCAGCAAGGTAAAGTTGCTAACCTGACTGTATTTTCACGTGAGTTTAAAATATTAAAAACCATCGTTAATGGTAACGAGGTTTTCAGCGGGTAA
- the nagB gene encoding glucosamine-6-phosphate deaminase, whose protein sequence is MRLIPLESSASVARWAARYIAQRINAFRPTADRPFVLGLPTGSTPQQTYKVLIEMHQKGEVSFKNVVTFNMDEYVGLPVDHPESYHTFMYQNFFDHIDIPAENINLLNGTATDVDAECRRYEDKIRQYGKIHLFMGGVGNDGHIAFNEPASSLASRTRIKTLTHETRVANSRFFGGDVNLVPKHALTVGVGTLLEAEEVMILVNGQVKAQALQAAVEGNVNHMWTISCLQLHEKSIIVCDEPATQELKVKTVKYFREMEADNIKDI, encoded by the coding sequence ATGAGACTTATCCCGCTGGAAAGCTCCGCCAGTGTTGCTCGCTGGGCAGCCAGATATATCGCCCAACGAATTAACGCTTTTCGCCCAACCGCTGACCGCCCTTTCGTTCTCGGCCTGCCAACAGGCAGTACGCCCCAGCAAACTTACAAAGTTTTGATAGAAATGCACCAAAAAGGTGAGGTCAGCTTCAAAAATGTCGTCACCTTTAATATGGACGAATATGTCGGGCTACCTGTTGATCATCCGGAAAGCTATCATACCTTTATGTATCAGAATTTTTTTGATCATATTGATATTCCCGCTGAAAACATTAATTTACTGAATGGTACTGCAACGGATGTAGATGCAGAGTGCCGCCGTTATGAAGATAAAATTCGTCAGTACGGTAAAATTCATCTGTTTATGGGTGGTGTAGGCAACGACGGACATATTGCCTTTAATGAACCCGCCTCTTCTCTGGCATCAAGAACACGGATTAAAACCCTGACTCATGAAACCCGGGTGGCCAATTCCCGCTTCTTTGGGGGAGATGTGAATCTGGTACCTAAACATGCTCTGACGGTGGGCGTCGGTACCTTGCTGGAAGCTGAAGAAGTGATGATCCTGGTGAACGGACAGGTAAAAGCTCAGGCCCTGCAGGCTGCCGTTGAAGGGAATGTTAACCATATGTGGACCATCAGCTGCCTGCAACTTCATGAGAAATCGATTATCGTCTGCGACGAACCGGCTACCCAGGAACTCAAAGTTAAAACAGTGAAGTACTTCCGTGAAATGGAAGCCGACAATATTAAAGATATTTAA
- the glnS gene encoding glutamine--tRNA ligase: MSEAEARPTNFIRQIIDEDLASGKHNTVHTRFPPEPNGYLHIGHAKSICLNFGIAEDYQGQCNLRFDDTNPVKEDVEFVESIKRDVQWLGYQWNGQIHYSSDYFDQLYHYATELIQKGLAYVDELSADQIREYRGSLTSPGKNSPYRDRSPEENLALFEKMRNGGFAEGTACLRAKIDMASSFMVMRDPVLYRIKFAEHHQTGNAWCIYPMYDFTHCISDALEGITHSLCTLEFQDNRRLYDWVLDNISIEVHPRQYEFSRLNLEYAVMSKRKLTQLVSEKVVEGWDDPRMLTVSGLRRRGYTASAVREFCRRIGVTKQDNIVEMASLESCIRDDLNENAPRAMAVLDPVRVIIENLPEGHTEVLTMPNHPNRPEMGTREVIFSREVWIDRADFREEANKQYKRLVTGKEVRLRNAYVIKAERAEKDAEGNITAIYCQCDIDTLSKDPADGRKVKGVIHWVSVAAGVPAEFRLYDRLFSVPNPGAEEDFLSAINPDSLQIRQGYAEQSLKNAEASFSYQFEREGYFCADSVYSGPEKLVFNRTVGLRDTWAKVDA; the protein is encoded by the coding sequence ATGAGTGAGGCTGAAGCCCGCCCAACTAACTTTATTCGTCAGATAATTGACGAAGATTTGGCGAGCGGTAAGCACAACACTGTGCATACACGTTTTCCACCCGAGCCGAATGGCTATCTGCACATTGGTCATGCAAAATCCATTTGTCTGAACTTTGGAATTGCCGAGGACTATCAGGGACAATGTAATTTGCGTTTCGATGACACTAACCCTGTCAAAGAAGACGTAGAGTTTGTTGAGTCCATTAAACGCGATGTGCAGTGGCTGGGCTACCAGTGGAACGGTCAGATTCATTATTCTTCAGACTATTTTGATCAGTTATATCACTACGCGACAGAACTGATTCAGAAAGGGCTGGCTTATGTTGATGAACTTTCTGCCGATCAGATTCGTGAATATCGTGGTTCACTGACCTCTCCGGGTAAAAACAGCCCTTACCGTGATCGTTCGCCTGAAGAGAATCTGGCGCTGTTCGAAAAAATGCGTAACGGTGGTTTTGCCGAAGGTACTGCCTGCCTGCGCGCTAAAATCGATATGGCTTCCAGCTTTATGGTCATGCGCGACCCGGTACTGTACCGGATTAAGTTTGCTGAACACCATCAAACCGGAAATGCGTGGTGCATCTACCCGATGTATGACTTCACCCACTGTATTTCGGATGCGCTGGAAGGGATTACTCATTCACTGTGTACGCTGGAATTTCAGGATAACCGTCGTCTGTATGACTGGGTGCTGGATAATATTTCTATTGAAGTCCACCCGCGTCAGTATGAGTTCTCACGGCTTAATCTTGAATATGCAGTAATGTCAAAACGGAAACTGACTCAGCTGGTGTCTGAGAAAGTCGTGGAAGGATGGGATGACCCACGTATGCTGACCGTGTCAGGTTTGCGTCGTCGTGGTTATACAGCTTCTGCTGTCCGTGAGTTCTGCCGTCGTATCGGTGTGACTAAACAGGATAATATCGTTGAGATGGCGTCACTGGAATCCTGTATTCGTGATGATCTGAACGAAAATGCTCCACGGGCAATGGCAGTGCTTGATCCTGTGCGTGTCATTATTGAAAACCTGCCGGAAGGGCATACTGAAGTCCTGACCATGCCGAATCATCCTAATCGTCCGGAAATGGGGACCCGTGAGGTGATCTTCAGCCGCGAAGTGTGGATTGACCGCGCTGATTTCCGTGAGGAAGCGAATAAGCAGTACAAGCGTCTGGTAACGGGTAAAGAAGTTCGTCTGCGTAATGCTTACGTAATCAAAGCGGAGCGGGCAGAAAAAGATGCAGAGGGCAACATTACTGCCATCTACTGCCAGTGTGATATTGATACATTAAGTAAAGATCCTGCCGATGGCCGTAAAGTGAAAGGTGTGATCCACTGGGTATCTGTGGCTGCGGGAGTCCCCGCTGAATTCCGTCTGTATGACCGGTTATTCAGTGTTCCAAATCCTGGAGCAGAAGAGGACTTCTTATCCGCGATTAACCCTGATTCTTTGCAGATCCGTCAGGGATATGCAGAACAGAGCCTGAAAAACGCTGAAGCTTCTTTCTCTTATCAGTTTGAGCGTGAAGGTTATTTTTGCGCGGACAGTGTTTACTCTGGCCCTGAAAAATTAGTCTTTAACCGCACGGTAGGCCTGCGGGATACCTGGGCAAAAGTTGACGCCTGA
- the nagC gene encoding DNA-binding transcriptional regulator NagC, giving the protein MGTGRQTQIGNIDLVKQLNSAAVYRLIDQEGPISRIQIAEISQLAPASVTKITRQLIERGLIKEVDQQASTGGRRAISIVTESRGFHTIAVRLGRQDATLALFDLGGHLLTEQHYPIDQTDQQAVEQALFAAIEAFISQQQSLLDELIAISVILPGLVDPVQGIVRFMPHIGKTNWPLVSNLTARFNTASFVGHDIRSLALAEHYFGATRDCADSLLVRIHRGTGAGIIVNGNIFLGTNGNVGEIGHIQVDPLGERCYCGNFGCLETIASNSAILQKAKALVAQGYPGKLKQSSMTISDICQAANQGDALAQGLIKEVGTHLGKALAIAINMFNPQKVVLAGELTEAESVLFPVIQRCIDTQALSDFRQNLPVVRSQLDNRSAIGAFALAKRAMLNGVLLQHLLEE; this is encoded by the coding sequence ATGGGCACTGGCAGACAGACGCAAATTGGCAACATTGATCTTGTAAAGCAGTTAAACAGCGCAGCAGTCTATCGGCTGATTGATCAGGAAGGGCCAATATCCCGTATCCAGATAGCAGAGATAAGCCAGCTTGCCCCCGCCAGTGTCACAAAAATAACCCGTCAGCTGATTGAGCGTGGTCTGATTAAAGAAGTTGATCAGCAAGCCTCAACCGGAGGACGCAGGGCCATTTCCATTGTCACCGAAAGCCGGGGTTTTCATACCATTGCGGTACGATTAGGGCGCCAGGATGCGACCCTGGCCCTGTTTGACCTTGGCGGCCATTTGCTAACCGAACAGCACTACCCTATTGACCAGACCGACCAACAGGCGGTTGAACAGGCGTTGTTTGCCGCGATTGAGGCATTTATTTCACAGCAACAATCCCTGCTGGATGAACTGATCGCTATTTCAGTAATTCTGCCCGGGCTGGTTGATCCAGTGCAGGGGATTGTGCGTTTCATGCCGCATATTGGTAAAACCAACTGGCCTCTGGTGAGTAACCTTACCGCCCGGTTTAATACTGCCAGCTTTGTCGGCCACGATATTCGCAGTCTGGCACTTGCTGAACACTACTTTGGTGCAACCCGCGACTGTGCTGATTCACTGTTAGTTCGCATTCACCGTGGAACCGGTGCCGGTATCATCGTTAATGGCAATATTTTCCTCGGTACCAACGGAAATGTCGGGGAAATTGGGCATATTCAGGTCGATCCGCTGGGGGAACGCTGCTACTGCGGTAATTTTGGCTGCCTGGAAACCATCGCCTCAAATAGTGCCATCCTGCAAAAAGCGAAAGCGCTGGTTGCCCAGGGGTATCCTGGCAAACTGAAACAGTCGTCCATGACTATCTCTGATATTTGCCAGGCAGCCAATCAGGGCGATGCCCTGGCTCAGGGATTAATTAAAGAGGTGGGTACTCATCTTGGTAAAGCGCTGGCGATTGCCATTAATATGTTTAATCCGCAAAAAGTGGTGCTGGCTGGCGAATTAACGGAAGCGGAGTCTGTCCTGTTCCCGGTGATCCAGCGTTGCATTGATACCCAGGCTTTGAGCGATTTTCGTCAAAATCTGCCGGTCGTACGTTCACAACTGGATAATCGTTCAGCTATCGGCGCTTTTGCCCTGGCTAAGCGCGCTATGCTCAATGGCGTTCTGCTCCAGCATTTACTCGAAGAATAA
- a CDS encoding IS4 family transposase — protein MELSQALGIINLTAPEEVQSLSDLLSPDLIRQAFSLTDTVTLRKRKLPLESMVWLVIGMAIFNNKPMSHIVNLMDIVDRTGRSFTAPSSVIARRKTLGEDAIRVLFDLTQQHWHEEARHPLWHGLTLNAVDGVVWHTQDTPENAEAFGKASNQHGERGYPQVRMVCLMELSSHLLRASVSGRYDINEMRLAAQLAENAPDNSITLFDKGFYSLGLLHDWHNAGENRHWLTPLKKNTQYEVVRKLGRQDELIRLKTTPQARKQWKGLPEELIVRLIRRKVNGTERQVVTSMTDAMRYPATDVAELYKHRWEIELGYREAKQFLLGNRWTLRSRLPDLVKQELWGILLTYNLVRYQMIKMAFSLKGNYLPYQLSFSGAVSEILRLLIGLPWASPGVIPGHLKHFYSNAGMLKLPPRREREYVREVREKRSKYPFKNNAGHLK, from the coding sequence ATGGAACTTTCGCAAGCTCTCGGCATTATTAATCTCACTGCTCCCGAAGAAGTACAAAGCCTCTCTGACCTGCTCTCTCCTGACCTCATCCGACAGGCGTTTTCCCTCACTGATACCGTCACGCTGCGTAAGCGTAAACTTCCCCTTGAGTCGATGGTCTGGCTGGTTATCGGTATGGCCATATTCAACAATAAGCCCATGAGCCATATCGTGAATTTGATGGATATTGTTGACCGGACCGGACGGTCATTTACCGCACCCAGCTCTGTGATTGCCCGCCGAAAAACACTGGGCGAAGATGCCATCCGGGTCCTGTTTGATCTCACTCAACAACACTGGCACGAAGAAGCCAGACATCCCCTCTGGCACGGGTTGACGCTTAATGCTGTTGATGGCGTTGTCTGGCATACCCAGGACACTCCTGAAAATGCAGAGGCCTTCGGCAAAGCATCTAATCAGCATGGTGAACGCGGTTATCCTCAGGTTCGTATGGTGTGTCTGATGGAACTCAGCAGCCATCTGCTGCGTGCAAGTGTGTCAGGTCGCTACGATATCAACGAAATGCGGCTGGCCGCTCAGCTGGCAGAAAATGCACCGGATAACAGTATTACGCTGTTTGATAAGGGCTTTTACTCTTTAGGGTTGTTACATGACTGGCATAATGCAGGTGAAAATCGCCACTGGCTAACGCCGCTGAAAAAGAACACTCAGTATGAAGTGGTACGAAAGCTCGGCAGGCAGGACGAACTGATACGACTGAAAACCACGCCTCAGGCCAGAAAGCAATGGAAAGGCCTGCCGGAAGAACTCATAGTGAGGCTAATCAGGCGGAAAGTGAACGGGACGGAACGGCAGGTAGTCACTTCCATGACAGATGCGATGCGTTATCCGGCGACTGACGTGGCAGAACTTTATAAGCATCGCTGGGAAATCGAGCTGGGATATCGTGAGGCAAAGCAGTTTTTACTGGGAAACCGCTGGACGCTGAGAAGCCGGTTGCCCGATCTGGTGAAGCAGGAGCTATGGGGAATACTGCTGACGTATAACCTGGTGCGTTACCAGATGATTAAAATGGCGTTCAGCCTGAAAGGAAATTACCTGCCTTACCAGTTGAGCTTCAGCGGTGCAGTATCAGAGATATTACGGCTACTGATCGGTCTGCCGTGGGCTTCACCGGGAGTCATCCCGGGTCACCTTAAACACTTTTACAGTAATGCCGGGATGCTGAAACTGCCACCACGACGAGAACGGGAATATGTGAGAGAAGTGAGGGAGAAAAGGTCGAAATATCCCTTTAAAAACAATGCCGGTCACCTTAAGTGA